A region from the Serinibacter arcticus genome encodes:
- a CDS encoding amino acid adenylation domain-containing protein, which yields MQRTVAEAFAEVLGAPSVGLEEDFFAAGGHSLLATRLAASLSSALERTVTVRDVFERPTVAQLAALAEDATDTADGAARPARLTRTTRPDRLSVSLAQRRLWFLNRLEPASAAYNIPVVLHLDGPLDVDALRAGLGDVVRRHEPLRTIVPYVDGEPTQVVLESTDVAFTAVAVPADRVEAVIEQEALRPFDVTTQAPLRVVLLRTGPANHVLVATMHHIASDGWSLAPFARDLSVAYAARVEGHAPEQPDLAVTYADYTLWQREHLGAPDDPASVLHQQLEHWRRTLAGAPAEISLPRDRDRGAADPEDPATQGVGEVPLVLDPERHAALRALAAEHRTSLFIVLHAALAVALEQQGAGEDVVIGTPVAGRADPQLDELVGFFVTTVVLRTSLAQDPTLAEVLGRVRAGNTEAYAHQDVPFDALVDALRPPRVPDRHPLFQVLLTLQSNAPAELDLAGLTVTVPSQVTSAGVKTDVLIDFATPDGTDGPLVGAVGYDRALFDAATAERLRDALDRVLAALVETTDRRLSDLPRLDAAGLALLERQSTGRTLPVGAGVLDRLATTVAEHGRETALVGVDGSLTFGELADRVDAAARGLLGAGVTAGSTVVVALPRETDAVAIVLAALRAGAVAVPVDIAYPDARIAQILVDSAAPVLVTVDAERAERVGALLAGQGAEEPRAVTPAALVADGSSPHAPQLPELPGPQEAAYLVYTSGTTGTPKGVQVPHSALAAVLAQHEDTLVGPLRDALADRGSDSGARPLPTMLHLSGLGFDAAWDPILWLVAGTTLHIADDETRIDAEAVVRLVLELDVDVLETTPSYAQQLATVGLLDGAADRAVPLLVAVGGEAVPSALWDRLAAAPGVDGWNLYGPSEFTVDSVLAPIRQGPVTIGAPIAGVTARVLDATLSPVPPGVEGELYLSGLSQAHGYRGRSAETAARFVADPHGEGTRMYRTGDVVLRRPSGELVFVRRDDDQVKLRGYRIEIADVERTLERADGVGTAVARLVTPGGPDTARLVAWVVGDDVDPAAVRSHAAAELPDYMVPTSITPIAAVPLTPNGKVDVAALPAEEGPTGSRAPISVAEKALCGVVAEVLGVPDVGLDDDFFARGGHSLLAVALVARVREELGATLPLRAVFDAPTPAALLARIERDGDRPAAQDASDSPSSASASDRAAVPGLREWVAQHPRETDAELPLSSGQSRLWFLNRLDPASAEYSVVLQVDLTGDLDTDSLTGAVEDLLARHEILRTTYPEVDGRPVQRVAPAPVGIVGDAPVDTRAGFDLTRELPFRAALVPTGDGAWRLDLVIHHIATDGASLAPLVRDLAAAYTARLGGGPLAQRPLAFQVADVERRRRALESATSRGADLLTAWTDALEGVPTELALPADGARPASAAQPAGLVAFEIPADVARRLGAAAARRSASTFHGWLAALAGYLQRLGAGDDVVIGSPSAGRGEDDLADLVGFFVNTLPLRIDLRPGAQRGHASLVEAIGQARSVTLDAVERESVPFERIVEALSPERRLGRHPIFQTMLSVEEPAGIELDLPGVRATAVAPDTTGAAKVDLSFTLRPRRHLRRVEEGDAAELVPDARDATSAEAAVDGVLEYNAALFSREAAQGLVDRWLEFLGEATASPERPMPDVALASVPTALDAWPATHEPTSVPEAFAESVRRFGDRTAIVGTGRESDADRLTEAATGAGATGVPTGTPRLDLRGLDTRVSTIAAGLLAAGVRPGQVVALRLPRSIDTVAALLAVWRAGAVVAPVDDELPADRVATMLRTAGARLLVGDPSEGGVDDVGAQAARTAGLAPGSVVAIADLLAASASGTTAPGGTSLDDAAYLVFTSGTTGEPKAVAVPHRALANLLASHRSTLLPDPAERRARFAHTTGVGFDAAMDPVLWLAAGHEVHVVGAEVRRDPEALVDLVADRGITAWETTPSYVAALVGQTRFAEVLDARSPSEGVTLLLGGEALDPGLWDWLRERPAVEAWNLYGPTEVGVDSLVARVADSERPQLGATTPGTVGYVLDERLRPVPPGSVGELWLAGAQLAHGYAGRSGATAERFVADPFASDGSRMYRTGDLVTVHPRGSDRRAEVLSLGRSDGQVKIRGHRVEPGEVESLLRASDGVAQAVVRPVQTARGTGLGAWIVPVATESGEGTSVSDRDELTAALLAGLRSRLPEYMVPTAVGIVDRVPLTPNGKVDAAALPELEPDGDRTTGGRAPSTRAECAVADAFAEVLGVSGVGAEDSFFELGGHSFVAQPVVAAVNAALGSTLPVQSLFQAPTVAGLAALVGEGGGDVADSLRTLLPLRPRGTGAPLFTVHPASGVSWKYSVLLSRLATTRPILGLQMPGIAPDEPDTAPASTLEELLDVYLDAVREVQPHGPYHLLGWSFGGRLAQHLAARLREQGEDVALLVLLDAYPTQESALEGVASGDAMWRGLLDANGVEAPAGVELDVRSVQRLLGRAGNPLADLPPEAVERMVARFTRLGELFDATAVPVLDGDLHVVEATRDVPPGRPAPAAWEGYVTGTVTSDPVDVRHSDMLTEDAMVELVPVLDRLLGQD from the coding sequence GTGCAGCGCACGGTCGCCGAGGCCTTCGCCGAGGTCCTGGGGGCGCCGTCCGTGGGCCTCGAGGAGGACTTCTTCGCGGCGGGCGGCCACTCCCTGCTCGCCACCCGCCTGGCCGCCTCCCTCAGCTCCGCCCTGGAGCGCACCGTCACGGTCCGCGACGTCTTCGAGCGGCCCACGGTCGCCCAGCTCGCCGCGCTCGCCGAGGACGCCACCGACACCGCCGACGGCGCCGCCCGTCCCGCGCGGCTGACCCGCACGACCCGCCCCGACCGGCTCTCGGTCTCCCTGGCGCAGCGCCGGCTCTGGTTCCTCAACCGGCTCGAGCCCGCCTCCGCCGCCTACAACATCCCGGTGGTGCTGCACCTGGACGGCCCGCTGGACGTCGACGCGCTGCGGGCGGGGTTGGGCGACGTCGTCCGGCGGCACGAGCCGCTGCGCACGATCGTGCCGTACGTGGACGGCGAGCCCACCCAGGTGGTGCTCGAGTCCACGGATGTCGCCTTCACCGCCGTCGCGGTCCCGGCCGACCGGGTCGAGGCTGTGATCGAGCAGGAGGCGCTGCGCCCCTTCGACGTGACCACCCAGGCCCCGCTGCGCGTCGTGCTGCTGCGCACGGGCCCGGCCAACCACGTGCTGGTCGCCACGATGCACCACATCGCCTCCGACGGCTGGTCGCTGGCACCGTTCGCCCGCGACCTCTCGGTCGCCTACGCGGCGCGGGTGGAGGGGCACGCCCCCGAGCAGCCCGACCTGGCGGTGACCTACGCCGACTACACCCTGTGGCAGCGCGAGCACCTGGGCGCTCCCGACGACCCCGCCAGCGTGCTGCACCAGCAGCTCGAGCACTGGCGGCGGACGCTGGCCGGCGCGCCCGCCGAGATCAGCCTGCCCCGTGACCGCGACCGCGGTGCGGCCGACCCCGAGGACCCGGCCACGCAGGGCGTGGGCGAGGTGCCGCTCGTGCTCGATCCCGAGCGCCACGCCGCGCTGCGGGCGCTGGCGGCGGAGCACCGCACCAGCCTGTTCATCGTCCTGCACGCGGCGCTCGCCGTGGCGCTGGAGCAGCAGGGCGCGGGGGAGGACGTCGTCATCGGCACCCCGGTGGCCGGCCGCGCCGATCCGCAGCTCGACGAGCTGGTCGGCTTCTTCGTCACCACGGTCGTCCTGCGCACGTCGCTGGCGCAGGACCCGACGCTCGCCGAGGTCCTCGGCCGCGTCCGCGCTGGCAACACCGAGGCGTACGCCCACCAGGACGTCCCCTTCGACGCCCTCGTCGACGCGCTGCGCCCGCCCCGGGTCCCCGACCGGCACCCGCTGTTCCAGGTGCTGCTCACGCTGCAGAGCAACGCGCCCGCCGAGCTCGACCTCGCCGGCCTGACCGTCACGGTGCCCAGTCAGGTGACGAGCGCGGGCGTCAAGACCGACGTGCTGATCGACTTCGCGACGCCCGATGGCACCGACGGCCCGCTCGTCGGGGCCGTCGGCTACGACCGCGCGCTGTTCGACGCCGCCACCGCCGAGCGGCTGCGGGACGCGCTCGACCGTGTCCTCGCCGCCCTGGTCGAGACCACCGACCGGCGCCTGTCCGACCTGCCACGGCTGGACGCGGCCGGCCTCGCGCTGCTGGAGCGCCAGAGCACCGGGCGCACGCTGCCCGTCGGCGCCGGTGTCCTCGACCGGCTCGCCACCACGGTCGCCGAGCACGGCCGGGAGACCGCGCTCGTGGGCGTCGACGGCAGCCTCACGTTCGGCGAGCTCGCCGACCGCGTGGACGCCGCCGCCCGCGGCCTCCTCGGTGCGGGGGTCACCGCGGGCTCCACCGTGGTGGTGGCCCTTCCCCGCGAGACCGACGCCGTCGCGATCGTGCTCGCCGCGCTGCGGGCGGGAGCCGTCGCGGTCCCCGTCGACATCGCCTACCCGGACGCCCGGATCGCCCAGATCCTGGTCGACAGCGCTGCACCCGTGCTCGTCACGGTCGACGCCGAGCGGGCCGAGCGCGTCGGCGCCCTGCTCGCCGGTCAGGGGGCCGAGGAGCCCCGGGCGGTCACGCCCGCTGCCCTCGTCGCCGACGGCTCGTCCCCGCACGCCCCGCAGCTCCCCGAGCTGCCGGGGCCGCAGGAGGCGGCCTACCTCGTCTACACCTCGGGCACCACGGGCACGCCGAAGGGTGTTCAGGTGCCGCACTCCGCCCTGGCTGCCGTCCTCGCCCAGCACGAGGACACCCTCGTCGGGCCGCTGCGCGACGCGCTCGCCGACCGTGGGAGCGACTCGGGCGCGCGCCCCCTCCCGACGATGCTGCACCTGTCCGGGCTGGGCTTCGACGCCGCCTGGGACCCCATCCTCTGGCTGGTCGCCGGCACCACCCTGCACATCGCCGACGACGAGACCCGGATCGATGCCGAGGCCGTCGTGCGCCTGGTACTCGAGCTCGACGTCGACGTTCTGGAGACCACGCCGTCCTACGCCCAGCAGCTCGCGACCGTGGGGCTGCTGGACGGCGCCGCCGACCGCGCGGTGCCGCTGCTGGTGGCGGTCGGGGGTGAGGCCGTCCCCTCCGCGCTCTGGGACCGGCTCGCCGCCGCCCCCGGCGTCGACGGCTGGAACCTCTACGGCCCGAGCGAGTTCACGGTCGACTCCGTGCTCGCGCCGATCCGGCAGGGCCCCGTCACCATCGGGGCACCGATCGCCGGCGTGACCGCGCGCGTCCTGGACGCGACCCTGAGCCCCGTCCCGCCGGGCGTCGAGGGAGAGCTCTACCTCTCGGGACTCTCGCAGGCCCACGGCTACCGCGGCCGCAGCGCCGAGACCGCCGCCCGCTTTGTCGCCGACCCGCACGGCGAGGGCACGCGGATGTACCGCACCGGCGACGTCGTGCTCCGCCGTCCGAGCGGTGAGCTCGTGTTCGTCCGGCGCGACGACGACCAGGTCAAGCTGCGCGGCTACCGCATCGAGATCGCCGACGTCGAGCGCACCCTCGAGCGTGCCGACGGCGTCGGCACCGCCGTGGCCCGCCTGGTCACCCCCGGCGGGCCCGACACGGCGCGCCTGGTGGCGTGGGTCGTCGGCGATGACGTCGACCCGGCGGCGGTCCGCAGTCACGCGGCCGCGGAGCTGCCCGACTACATGGTCCCCACCTCGATCACGCCGATCGCGGCCGTGCCGCTGACGCCCAACGGGAAGGTCGACGTCGCCGCCCTGCCCGCCGAGGAGGGACCGACCGGCTCGCGCGCCCCGATCAGCGTGGCGGAGAAGGCCCTGTGCGGGGTCGTCGCCGAGGTCCTCGGCGTCCCCGACGTCGGCCTCGACGACGACTTCTTCGCCCGCGGCGGCCACTCGCTGCTCGCCGTCGCGCTCGTCGCCCGGGTGCGGGAGGAGCTCGGGGCCACGCTGCCGCTTCGCGCCGTCTTCGACGCCCCCACCCCGGCGGCGCTTCTGGCGCGGATCGAGCGCGACGGCGACCGGCCGGCCGCGCAGGACGCGTCCGACTCGCCGTCGTCCGCGAGCGCCTCGGACCGCGCGGCGGTCCCGGGGCTGCGGGAGTGGGTGGCCCAGCACCCGCGCGAGACGGACGCCGAGCTGCCGCTCAGCTCCGGGCAGTCGCGGCTGTGGTTCCTCAACCGCCTCGACCCGGCCTCGGCCGAGTACTCGGTCGTGCTCCAGGTCGACCTCACGGGCGATCTCGACACCGACTCGCTCACCGGCGCTGTCGAGGACCTGCTCGCCCGTCACGAGATCCTGCGCACCACCTACCCGGAGGTCGACGGCCGCCCGGTGCAGCGGGTCGCCCCCGCGCCCGTCGGAATCGTGGGCGACGCGCCGGTCGACACCCGCGCCGGGTTCGACCTCACCCGGGAGCTGCCGTTCCGGGCGGCCCTCGTGCCGACGGGGGACGGCGCGTGGCGCCTGGACCTCGTGATCCACCACATCGCCACGGACGGCGCATCGCTCGCCCCGCTGGTGCGCGACCTCGCGGCCGCCTACACCGCGCGCCTCGGCGGAGGTCCGCTCGCGCAGCGACCGCTGGCCTTCCAGGTCGCGGACGTCGAGCGGCGCCGGCGGGCCCTCGAGTCCGCGACGTCCCGCGGAGCCGACCTGCTCACCGCCTGGACGGACGCCCTCGAGGGCGTCCCGACCGAGCTGGCGCTACCGGCCGACGGCGCGCGTCCCGCGTCCGCCGCGCAGCCCGCGGGGCTGGTCGCCTTCGAGATCCCGGCCGACGTCGCACGCCGGCTGGGCGCCGCGGCGGCGCGCCGCTCGGCGAGCACCTTCCACGGCTGGCTGGCCGCGCTGGCCGGCTACCTGCAGCGCCTCGGCGCGGGCGACGACGTCGTCATCGGGTCCCCGTCGGCGGGCAGGGGCGAGGACGACCTGGCCGACCTGGTGGGCTTCTTCGTCAACACGCTGCCGCTGCGGATCGATCTGCGACCGGGCGCGCAGCGCGGACACGCGAGCCTGGTCGAGGCCATCGGGCAGGCACGGTCGGTGACGCTGGACGCGGTCGAGCGGGAGTCCGTCCCGTTCGAGCGGATCGTCGAGGCGCTCTCGCCCGAGCGGCGGCTCGGGCGCCACCCGATCTTCCAGACCATGCTGTCGGTCGAGGAGCCCGCGGGGATCGAGCTCGACCTCCCCGGGGTCCGCGCCACCGCGGTGGCCCCCGACACCACCGGCGCAGCGAAGGTCGACTTGTCCTTCACCCTCCGGCCGCGACGGCACCTGCGTCGGGTCGAGGAGGGCGACGCCGCGGAGCTCGTGCCGGACGCCCGCGACGCGACGTCGGCCGAGGCGGCGGTGGACGGCGTGCTCGAGTACAACGCCGCGCTGTTCAGCCGTGAGGCGGCGCAGGGGCTCGTCGATCGCTGGCTCGAGTTCCTCGGCGAGGCGACCGCCTCGCCCGAGCGGCCGATGCCCGACGTCGCGCTCGCGAGCGTGCCGACGGCGCTGGACGCCTGGCCCGCGACCCACGAGCCGACCTCCGTCCCGGAGGCGTTCGCGGAGTCGGTGCGCCGGTTCGGCGACCGGACGGCGATCGTCGGCACCGGACGCGAGAGCGACGCCGACCGGCTCACCGAGGCCGCTACCGGGGCCGGCGCGACCGGCGTCCCGACCGGCACGCCCCGGCTCGACCTGCGCGGGCTGGACACCCGCGTGAGCACGATCGCGGCGGGTCTGCTCGCCGCCGGCGTGCGGCCGGGCCAGGTGGTGGCGCTGCGGCTGCCCCGCTCGATCGACACCGTGGCCGCGCTGCTGGCGGTCTGGCGCGCCGGCGCCGTCGTCGCCCCCGTCGACGACGAGCTGCCCGCCGACCGCGTCGCGACCATGCTGCGCACCGCCGGTGCCCGGCTGCTCGTGGGCGACCCGTCCGAGGGTGGCGTCGACGACGTCGGTGCGCAGGCGGCGCGCACCGCGGGCCTGGCACCCGGGTCCGTCGTCGCTATCGCCGATCTGCTCGCCGCCTCCGCGTCCGGCACCACCGCGCCGGGCGGGACGAGCCTCGACGACGCCGCCTACCTGGTGTTCACGTCGGGCACCACGGGCGAGCCGAAGGCCGTCGCGGTGCCCCACCGGGCCCTGGCGAACCTCCTGGCCTCGCACCGCTCGACCCTCCTGCCCGACCCCGCGGAGCGCCGGGCCAGGTTCGCCCACACCACCGGCGTCGGGTTCGACGCCGCGATGGACCCCGTGCTGTGGCTCGCCGCCGGGCACGAGGTGCACGTGGTCGGGGCCGAGGTCCGCCGCGACCCCGAGGCCCTCGTCGACCTCGTCGCCGACCGGGGTATCACAGCGTGGGAGACCACGCCGAGCTACGTCGCCGCCCTCGTCGGCCAGACCCGGTTCGCCGAGGTGCTCGACGCCCGGTCCCCGAGCGAGGGCGTCACGCTCCTCCTCGGGGGCGAGGCGCTGGACCCCGGGCTGTGGGACTGGCTGCGGGAGCGGCCCGCCGTCGAGGCCTGGAACCTCTACGGCCCGACCGAGGTCGGGGTCGACTCGCTCGTCGCCCGGGTCGCCGACTCGGAGCGTCCGCAGCTCGGCGCGACCACGCCCGGCACCGTCGGCTACGTGCTCGACGAGCGGCTGCGGCCGGTCCCGCCGGGAAGCGTCGGGGAGCTGTGGCTCGCGGGCGCGCAGCTCGCCCACGGCTACGCCGGCCGGTCCGGGGCGACGGCCGAGCGGTTCGTGGCCGACCCGTTCGCCTCGGACGGCAGCCGGATGTACCGCACCGGCGACCTCGTGACGGTCCACCCGCGAGGGTCCGACCGACGCGCCGAGGTGCTCTCCCTCGGCCGCAGCGACGGCCAGGTCAAGATCCGGGGGCACCGGGTGGAGCCGGGTGAGGTCGAGTCGCTGCTGCGCGCCTCCGACGGTGTCGCGCAGGCCGTCGTGCGGCCGGTGCAGACCGCCCGCGGCACTGGCCTGGGCGCCTGGATCGTGCCGGTCGCCACGGAGTCGGGGGAGGGGACGTCCGTGTCCGACCGTGACGAGCTGACCGCCGCGCTGCTGGCGGGTCTTCGATCGCGGCTGCCGGAGTACATGGTGCCCACGGCCGTCGGGATCGTCGATCGGGTCCCGCTCACCCCGAACGGCAAGGTCGACGCCGCCGCGCTGCCCGAGCTCGAGCCCGACGGCGACCGGACCACCGGCGGTCGGGCGCCGAGCACGCGGGCCGAGTGCGCCGTCGCCGACGCCTTCGCCGAGGTGCTGGGCGTCAGCGGTGTCGGGGCGGAGGACTCCTTCTTCGAGCTTGGTGGCCACTCCTTCGTGGCGCAGCCGGTCGTGGCCGCCGTCAACGCGGCGCTGGGGTCCACCCTGCCCGTGCAGTCCCTCTTCCAGGCTCCGACCGTCGCGGGGCTGGCCGCGCTGGTCGGCGAGGGGGGCGGCGACGTGGCAGACAGCCTGCGCACGTTGCTCCCGCTGCGTCCGCGGGGGACGGGGGCGCCGCTGTTCACCGTCCACCCGGCCAGCGGCGTCAGCTGGAAGTACTCGGTGCTGCTGAGCAGGCTCGCCACGACGCGGCCGATCCTGGGCCTCCAGATGCCCGGGATCGCCCCGGACGAGCCCGACACCGCGCCCGCGTCCACGCTGGAGGAGCTGCTCGACGTCTACCTCGACGCGGTCCGCGAGGTGCAGCCGCACGGGCCTTACCACCTCCTGGGCTGGTCGTTCGGGGGTCGGCTGGCCCAGCACCTCGCCGCCCGGCTGCGGGAGCAGGGGGAGGACGTGGCGCTGCTCGTGCTCCTCGACGCGTACCCCACGCAGGAGTCCGCGCTGGAGGGCGTGGCGTCGGGCGACGCGATGTGGCGCGGACTGCTGGACGCGAACGGCGTCGAGGCCCCCGCCGGCGTCGAGCTGGACGTCCGATCCGTGCAGCGGCTGCTGGGGCGGGCCGGCAACCCGCTCGCCGACCTCCCGCCCGAGGCCGTCGAGCGGATGGTCGCCCGCTTCACGCGGCTGGGCGAGCTGTTCGACGCCACCGCGGTGCCCGTCCTGGACGGCGACCTGCACGTCGTCGAGGCGACCCGCGACGTGCCGCCCGGCCGGCCCGCGCCGGCCGCGTGGGAGGGGTACGTGACCGGCACGGTCACCTCCGACCCGGTGGACGTGCGCCACTCGGACATGCTCACCGAGGACGCCATGGTCGAGCTGGTCCCGGTCCTGGACCGGCTGCTCGGCCAGGACTGA